A genomic region of Caenorhabditis elegans chromosome V contains the following coding sequences:
- the srw-108 gene encoding G_PROTEIN_RECEP_F1_2 domain-containing protein (Partially confirmed by transcript evidence) produces MAESVYHGEMGNAIKFIESIADPLNSINLFLSIVSINVNILHAIILTRSSMKSTSTNVIIVLTILLLHALNKAKKARKKKKSSLRDTDHTTKLVVFMTAAFFFAEAPLGVIYMINAFYHTNDGLIIASVDVIIVFASLLTINSTCHFIFCIFLSRQYRSTLYYTLRLHLLVNSTRTEATRNLSSVAVPSMRLVSVR; encoded by the exons atggctgaaagtGTGTACCACGGCGAAATGGGAAATGCTATCAAGTTTATTGA atcaaTCGCTGACCCGCTAAACTCCATCAATCTTTTCCTTTCAATTGTCTCCATTAACGTAAACATTTTGCACGCTATAATTCTGACAAGAAGCTCCATGAAATCCACGTCGACCAATGTGATAATAGTATTAACCATTCTCCTACTTCATGCTCTGAATAAAGCCAAGAAGGCacggaagaagaagaagagttCATTGAGAGA tacTGATCACACAACAAAGCTGGTAGTATTCATGACAGCAGCTTTTTTCTTTGCTGAAGCTCCGCTTGGAGTAATTTATATGATTAATGCGTTTTATCACACCAATGATGGATTAAT AATCGCCTCGGTGGACGTCATTATTGTTTTTGCCTCTCTTCTAACCATCAACTCCACCTGCCACTTTATATTCTGTATTTTCCTATCCAGACAATACCGTAGCACACTCTACTACACGCTAAGACTACATCTACTGGTAAACTCAACGCGTACCGAGGCAACCAGGAACTTGAGCAGTGTGGCTGTTCCGTCAATGAGATTGGTATCTGTTCGataa